In Marinimicrobium koreense, a single genomic region encodes these proteins:
- a CDS encoding PepSY-associated TM helix domain-containing protein, with translation MAFRLSPQLVKNSLASHSWMGIAIGALMYWVCLSGTLAVLYPEFERWETPTVSEYTEVNPEAIQSAYQRFMEGQEPTEHAYVLLPRPGMPRTVLMSDHSARVLNADGTLGEPAAHPWTHILTDLHLYLHLPSSWGMVLVSTLGAMLLALIVSGVLAHPRLFKDAFHFRRKGNARLEQTDLHNRLSVWGLPFYIMIAVTGAFYGLAAMLSWVAAQAFYDGDTDAVIETVYGGHPENLPEREGPLGIASALQDSIARAPEGTRPIYVTVEHPDTDEEHLLVGTHYPDRLIYAEQFYYDGAGNFLNKVGFSDGEPGRQAIFSVYRIHFGHFGGLGVKLLWVALGLALTVVSVSGINIWLAKRKHRDALNNLWTGIVWGTPLAFAVSAITQVLLQWPSKWIFWGVILAAMILAQWRDRHPPTKRWLLGLTSAGLVLLALGHALRFGADAFTGAAPGINAGLLLAALALGLMAWRQPTR, from the coding sequence ATGGCCTTCAGACTATCTCCCCAACTGGTAAAAAACTCCCTGGCCAGCCACAGCTGGATGGGCATCGCCATCGGCGCGCTGATGTATTGGGTGTGCCTGTCCGGCACGCTGGCCGTACTCTATCCGGAGTTCGAGCGCTGGGAGACACCGACGGTGTCGGAATACACCGAGGTAAACCCCGAGGCCATCCAGAGCGCCTACCAGCGTTTCATGGAGGGCCAGGAGCCCACCGAGCACGCCTACGTGCTGCTGCCCCGCCCCGGCATGCCCCGCACGGTATTGATGTCCGACCACAGCGCCCGGGTGCTCAATGCCGACGGCACCCTGGGGGAGCCCGCTGCACACCCTTGGACTCACATACTGACCGACCTGCATCTGTACCTGCACTTGCCGAGCAGTTGGGGCATGGTGCTGGTGAGTACACTGGGCGCCATGCTGCTGGCCCTGATTGTTTCCGGCGTCCTGGCCCACCCGCGACTGTTCAAGGATGCCTTTCACTTCCGACGCAAGGGCAATGCGCGCCTGGAGCAGACCGACCTGCACAACCGCCTGAGCGTCTGGGGGCTGCCCTTTTACATCATGATTGCCGTCACCGGTGCCTTTTACGGTCTCGCCGCCATGCTCAGTTGGGTCGCGGCGCAGGCTTTTTACGACGGTGATACCGACGCGGTGATTGAGACGGTGTACGGCGGTCACCCGGAGAACCTGCCCGAGCGCGAGGGCCCTCTGGGTATTGCTAGCGCCCTTCAGGACAGCATCGCGCGCGCACCGGAAGGCACCCGCCCCATCTACGTCACCGTTGAGCACCCGGATACCGACGAGGAGCACCTGTTGGTGGGCACTCACTACCCGGATCGACTCATCTATGCCGAGCAGTTTTACTACGACGGCGCGGGCAACTTCCTTAACAAGGTGGGCTTTAGCGACGGAGAACCCGGGCGGCAGGCGATATTCTCGGTCTATCGCATCCACTTTGGGCACTTTGGCGGCCTGGGCGTGAAACTGCTCTGGGTGGCACTGGGCCTGGCGCTGACCGTGGTATCAGTCAGTGGCATCAATATCTGGTTGGCGAAACGCAAACACCGGGATGCCCTGAACAACCTCTGGACCGGCATTGTCTGGGGCACGCCCCTGGCGTTTGCCGTCAGCGCCATCACCCAGGTACTGCTCCAGTGGCCCTCCAAGTGGATTTTCTGGGGCGTGATCCTGGCCGCCATGATCCTCGCGCAATGGCGCGACCGGCACCCCCCCACCAAGCGTTGGCTGCTGGGGCTGACCAGCGCCGGCCTGGTGCTGCTCGCGCTGGGCCACGCCCTGCGCTTCGGCGCCGACGCTTTCACCGGTGCGGCGCCGGGCATCAACGCCGGCCTGCTGCTCGCCGCCCTGGCACTGGGTCTGATGGCCTGGCGGCAACCCACACGCTGA
- a CDS encoding TonB-dependent receptor — protein MRNSSSSLFNLKSLALMISAGALCSPSLAQTGSTERIEEMVVTADGSQVLLPEAYAGGQVARGGRVGVFGNLDMMDAPFTSTNYTAELMLDQQTSSVADVLQNDPVVRVAKGFGNFQELYVIRGFPVFSDDMTYNGLYGILPRQYVASELLERVEVFRGANTFLSGAAPGGSGIGGSVNLVPKRAPEDGVRRATLGLEGQSQGYAALDIGERFGAGQETGVRANLVRRDGETAVENQERELTLAAIGTDYRGERLRLSADLGFQDHRIDAPRPSVTPTGELPEAPDSDRNFAQPWTYTDEQQLFGVVRAEYDLTDHITGWAAAGLREGEEDNILANPNSDAEGNTSTYRFDNVREDSVRSAEIGVKSEFQTGTVSHRLVGSATDFSSESRNAYAFSDFAGFSGNLYNPEPVAPPAPDFFVGGDLSAPGVTERVDNQSVALADMLGLLGDTLLVTLGARYQDIHTRSYDYTSGNLTSEYDEGRLSPVAGVVYQPSDQVSLYGNYIEGLMPGEVAPATSGGEPVDNAGEVFEPYQAEQIEVGLKYDTDTYGGSISLFDTALPSGYVENNRFSVNGEQRNRGLELSVFGQPLDTMRVLGGLTFLDSEQTQTQGGLYDGKQAVGVPEFQLNLNLEWDLTALPGLTLDTRIIHTDDQYANADNTVSAPAWTRWDLGARYQTEWDGRGLTLRARVNNLSDENYWASVGGFPGSNYLVLSEPRSLVLSASVEF, from the coding sequence ATGCGCAATTCCTCGTCGTCCCTGTTTAACCTCAAATCGCTCGCCCTGATGATTTCAGCCGGTGCGCTGTGTTCGCCGTCGCTGGCGCAGACCGGGTCGACCGAGCGCATTGAAGAGATGGTCGTCACCGCCGACGGCTCCCAGGTGCTGCTGCCCGAGGCCTATGCCGGTGGTCAGGTGGCCCGCGGTGGCCGCGTGGGCGTGTTCGGCAACCTGGACATGATGGATGCGCCGTTTACCAGCACCAACTACACCGCTGAGCTGATGCTGGATCAACAGACCAGCAGCGTGGCGGACGTGCTCCAGAACGACCCGGTGGTCCGGGTGGCCAAAGGCTTTGGCAACTTCCAGGAGCTTTATGTGATCCGCGGCTTCCCGGTGTTCTCCGACGACATGACCTATAACGGCCTGTACGGCATTCTGCCCCGGCAGTACGTTGCCTCGGAATTGCTGGAGCGGGTGGAAGTCTTTCGCGGTGCCAACACCTTCCTGAGCGGTGCGGCGCCCGGCGGCAGTGGCATCGGCGGATCGGTGAATCTGGTACCGAAGCGGGCGCCGGAGGACGGCGTGCGCCGGGCCACGCTCGGCCTTGAGGGCCAGAGCCAGGGCTACGCCGCGCTGGATATCGGCGAACGTTTCGGCGCCGGGCAGGAAACCGGGGTGCGCGCCAATCTGGTTCGCCGGGATGGCGAGACCGCCGTCGAGAACCAGGAGCGGGAACTGACCCTGGCCGCCATCGGTACCGATTATCGGGGCGAGCGCCTGCGCCTGTCCGCCGACCTGGGATTTCAGGATCACCGCATTGATGCGCCCCGCCCCAGTGTGACCCCCACCGGCGAGCTGCCCGAGGCACCGGACTCGGACCGCAATTTCGCCCAGCCCTGGACCTACACCGACGAACAACAACTGTTTGGTGTGGTGCGGGCCGAGTATGACCTGACCGACCACATCACCGGCTGGGCCGCCGCCGGGCTCCGAGAGGGGGAGGAAGACAACATTCTGGCCAACCCCAACAGCGACGCTGAAGGGAACACCAGTACCTACCGGTTTGATAACGTGCGGGAGGATTCTGTGCGCTCCGCCGAAATCGGCGTGAAAAGTGAATTCCAGACCGGCACGGTCAGCCACCGACTGGTGGGGTCGGCAACGGACTTCTCCTCCGAGTCCCGAAACGCTTATGCGTTCTCAGACTTTGCCGGCTTTTCCGGCAACCTGTACAACCCCGAACCGGTTGCCCCTCCCGCCCCCGACTTCTTTGTCGGCGGTGATCTGTCCGCCCCCGGTGTGACCGAGCGGGTGGACAATCAGAGTGTCGCGTTGGCCGATATGCTGGGGCTGCTTGGCGACACCCTGCTGGTCACGCTGGGCGCCCGCTATCAGGATATTCACACCCGAAGCTATGATTACACCAGCGGCAATCTGACCTCGGAGTACGACGAAGGTCGTCTCTCCCCGGTCGCCGGCGTGGTCTATCAGCCCAGCGACCAGGTGTCCCTGTACGGCAACTACATCGAGGGCCTGATGCCCGGCGAGGTGGCCCCGGCCACCAGTGGCGGTGAGCCGGTCGACAATGCCGGCGAAGTCTTCGAGCCCTACCAGGCCGAGCAGATCGAAGTGGGGCTCAAATACGACACCGACACCTACGGCGGCAGCATCAGCCTCTTTGATACCGCGCTGCCCAGCGGCTATGTGGAGAACAACCGGTTTTCCGTTAACGGCGAGCAGCGCAACCGAGGGCTGGAGCTGAGCGTTTTCGGCCAGCCGCTGGACACAATGCGTGTGCTGGGTGGCCTGACCTTCCTGGACAGTGAACAGACTCAGACCCAGGGCGGCCTTTACGATGGCAAGCAGGCGGTGGGAGTACCCGAGTTCCAACTCAACCTGAACCTGGAATGGGACCTGACCGCCCTGCCCGGCCTGACCCTGGATACCCGGATCATTCACACCGATGACCAGTACGCCAATGCCGATAACACCGTGAGTGCCCCCGCCTGGACCCGCTGGGACCTGGGCGCCCGCTATCAGACCGAGTGGGACGGCCGGGGCCTGACCCTGCGAGCCCGAGTGAACAACCTGTCGGATGAAAACTACTGGGCCTCGGTTGGCGGCTTCCCGGGCTCGAACTACCTGGTGCTGTCCGAGCCGCGCAGCCTGGTTCTGTCTGCCTCGGTCGAGTTTTAA
- a CDS encoding DUF4156 domain-containing protein has product MKKLSLLILMASLASACTWVKVDEKAEDIVVGKEANVRGCEKLSDTNVSVADSIGPISRSEEKVATELLNMGKNEAIRLGGDTIVPQGGPEDGRQTFSIYRCQ; this is encoded by the coding sequence ATGAAAAAATTATCTCTGTTGATCCTGATGGCCAGCCTGGCCAGCGCCTGCACCTGGGTGAAAGTGGATGAGAAAGCCGAAGACATCGTCGTCGGCAAAGAAGCCAACGTGCGCGGCTGCGAGAAGCTCAGCGACACCAACGTCAGCGTCGCCGACAGCATCGGTCCGATCAGCCGTAGCGAAGAGAAAGTGGCGACCGAGCTGCTGAACATGGGCAAGAACGAAGCCATTCGCCTGGGTGGCGACACCATCGTGCCTCAGGGCGGGCCTGAGGATGGCCGCCAGACATTCTCCATCTACCGCTGTCAGTAA
- a CDS encoding efflux RND transporter periplasmic adaptor subunit, with translation MNKPLAMTLLILSLFPVGVAHSQSGDPGVVVQTVVQEPIRNRIEALGTLRGNESIHLTSNVTKTVTRLNFEDGERVEKGRVLVEMTSAEEIALLEEARTNAEDAERQWRRVRSLVDQGAASQSMLDERQREYHSAQARYNALEARLEDLRLRAPFDGVVGLRNISVGALVTPGDLITTLVDDRQMKLDFTLPAVHLQAVEPGLEIRARSRALGNQLFEGVVSSIDNQVDPVSRSFMVRAVLPNDDGQLKPGLLMTVELFTREREAVMVSEAALMSEGGGHYVFVIVNPDSEPVAEQRPVKIGQRFFGRVEILEGLLAGEKVVTHGLQKVRADQPVVITAEDSGSDPLPELLNQSQ, from the coding sequence ATGAATAAACCCCTGGCGATGACCCTGTTGATTCTGTCTCTGTTCCCGGTTGGCGTGGCGCACAGCCAGTCCGGTGATCCGGGGGTCGTCGTCCAGACCGTGGTTCAGGAGCCGATCCGCAACCGCATCGAGGCGCTGGGTACGCTGCGCGGCAATGAATCCATTCACCTGACCTCCAATGTCACCAAAACGGTCACCCGCTTGAACTTTGAAGACGGCGAGCGGGTAGAAAAGGGCCGGGTGCTGGTGGAAATGACCAGTGCGGAGGAGATTGCCCTGCTCGAGGAGGCGCGCACCAACGCCGAGGACGCCGAGCGGCAGTGGCGCCGGGTGCGTTCGCTGGTGGATCAGGGGGCGGCGTCGCAATCCATGCTGGACGAGCGGCAGCGCGAATATCATTCGGCCCAGGCCCGCTACAACGCCCTGGAGGCGCGACTGGAAGACCTCCGGTTGCGTGCCCCCTTCGACGGGGTGGTGGGGCTGCGCAATATCAGCGTCGGTGCCCTGGTCACCCCGGGAGATCTGATTACCACGCTGGTGGACGATCGTCAGATGAAGCTGGACTTCACCCTGCCGGCGGTACACCTGCAAGCGGTGGAGCCGGGGCTGGAGATTCGCGCACGCAGTCGGGCCCTGGGTAACCAGCTGTTTGAAGGTGTGGTATCCAGTATCGACAATCAGGTGGATCCGGTCTCGCGATCCTTTATGGTGCGGGCGGTGCTACCCAACGATGACGGGCAGCTCAAGCCCGGGTTGTTGATGACGGTGGAGCTGTTCACCCGCGAGCGCGAAGCGGTCATGGTGTCGGAAGCGGCGTTGATGTCCGAAGGTGGCGGCCACTATGTGTTCGTGATCGTGAACCCGGACAGTGAGCCGGTGGCGGAGCAGCGCCCCGTCAAAATTGGGCAACGGTTTTTTGGGCGAGTGGAAATTCTGGAAGGCCTGTTGGCGGGAGAAAAAGTGGTGACCCACGGGTTACAGAAAGTGCGCGCCGACCAGCCGGTGGTCATTACCGCCGAAGACAGTGGCAGCGACCCCTTACCCGAATTGCTCAATCAATCCCAATAA